One Vicia villosa cultivar HV-30 ecotype Madison, WI unplaced genomic scaffold, Vvil1.0 ctg.000509F_1_1, whole genome shotgun sequence DNA window includes the following coding sequences:
- the LOC131629111 gene encoding protein SYM1-like — translation MQRRWIRVKEPFVTIIYEILSYMLEHNWIAYEQSLKANPVLAKMEISGVVYSIGDWIAQCYKGKPMFEFDRARLFRSGLVRFTLHGSLSHYYYQLCENLFPFQEWWVVPTKVAFDKTVGYAISINIYFVVLGLLWFDSLTNIYGELNSTFVPLLTAGWKLWPFAHLITVIPQLCDTGIFL, via the exons ATGCAGCGGAGGTGGATTAGGGTAAAAGAGCCTTTTGTAACTATAATTTATGAGATATTGAGTTATATGCTGGAGCACAATTGGATTGCATATGAGCAATCTCTGAAAGCAAATCCAGTTTTAGCTAAAATGGAAATAAGTGGAGTTGTTTACTCAATTGGAGATTGGATTGCCCAG TGCTACAAAGGGAAGCCTATGTTTGAGTTTGATCGGGCGCGGCTATTCAGATCTGGTCTTGTTCGATTTACTCTCCATGGATCACTTTCTCATTATTACTACCAACTGTGTGAG AATCTTTTTCCTTTTCAAGAATGGTGGGTTGTCCCTACTAAAGTTGCTTTTGATAAAACTGTGGGGTATGCTATTTCGATCAACATCTACTTTGTGGTTTTGGGCTTGTTATGGTTCGATTCCTTGACTAACATATATGGTGAACTCAATTCAACATTTGTGCCACTGCTTACT GCAGGTTGGAAGCTTTGGCCTTTTGCTCATTTGATTACTGTAATACCCCAGTTATGCGACACCGGTATTTTCCTTTAA